From a single Silene latifolia isolate original U9 population chromosome 6, ASM4854445v1, whole genome shotgun sequence genomic region:
- the LOC141659000 gene encoding cytochrome P450 87A3-like isoform X1 produces the protein MSPFVLSLIAVVVICITHWVYKWYNPKCNGNLPPGTMGWPLIGETLQFFAKNTSFDIPPFVKKRMERYGPVFRTSLVGRPIIISADAELNYLIFQQEGQMFQSWYPDTFTEIFGRENVGSLHGFMYKYLKNMVLNLFGIESLKKMLPEVEESVLKQLNQWSRLDSVELKDSTASMIFNLTAKKLISYDEENSSENLRDSFVAFIKGLISFPLNIPGTAYHNCLQGRKRAMTMLKNMLQERRMMPSKHKRDFFDFVLEDLSKEGTLLTEGIALDLMFVLLFASFETTSLALTLAMKFLTDYSLVLKTLTVEHEEILRRRDNKDSPLAWNEYKSMTYTFQFINETVRLANIVPGIFRKAMKDFDYKGMHQNAGYTIPAGWGVMVCPPAVHLNPGRYENPLEFNPSRWQGGEINGASKHFMAFGGGMRFCVGTDFTKVQMAVFLHCLVTKYRWQPIKGGNIVRTPGLQFPQGFHIQLAEKQ, from the exons ATGTCTCCATTTGTTCTAAGCCTTATTGCCGTGGTGGTTATATGCATCACGCATTGGGTATACAAATGGTATAACCCGAAATGTAATGGCAACCTCCCACCTGGTACAATGGGATGGCCGCTCATTGGTGAAACTCTTCAATTCTTCGCTAAAAACACCTCATTCGACATTCCCCCCTTTGTCAAAAAGAGAATGGAAAG GTATGGGCCAGTATTCCGAACCAGTCTAGTGGGGAGACCGATTATAATTTCAGCTGATGCAGAGCTTAACTACTTGATCTTTCAACaagaaggacaaatgtttcaGAGCTGGTATCCAGACACTTTTACAGAGATTTTTGGACGGGAGAACGTAGGCTCTTTACACGGGTTCATGTACAAGTACCTTAAAAACATGGTGCTAAATCTCTTTGGGATTGAAAGTCTAAAGAAGATGCTTCCTGAAGTTGAAGAGTCGGTGCTCAAACAGCTAAATCAATGGTCACGTCTAGACTCAGTCGAGCTTAAGGATTCAACAGCCAGT ATGATATTCAATCTCACCGCAAAAAAGTTGATCAGCTACGATGAGGAAAACTCTTCAGAAAATCTAAGGGACAGCTTTGTCGCATTTATAAAGGGGTTGATCTCCTTTCCTTTGAACATTCCTGGTACAGCATACCACAACTGCTTACAG GGAAGAAAGAGGGCAATGACAATGCTTAAGAACATGTTACAAGAGAGGCGAATGATGCCTAGCAAACATAAGAGGGACTTTTTTGATTTTGTCCTCGAGGACCTATCAAAGGAGGGAACGCTCCTAACAGAAGGAATTGCTTTGGATCTAATGTTTGTGCTTCTGTTTGCTAGCTTTGAGACAACCTCCCTAGCTCTAactttggcaatgaaatttctcACAGACTATTCTTTGGTGCTGAAAACTCTGACG GTAGAGCACGAGGAAATTCTTAGAAGACGTGACAATAAAGACTCTCCGCTTGCATGGAACGAATACAAATCAATGACATACACATTTCAG TTCATCAATGAAACAGTTAGGCTGGCAAACATAGTTCCCGGCATTTTCAGAAAAGCAATGAAAGATTTTGACTACAAGGGTATGCATCAAAA TGCAGGTTACACCATTCCAGCAGGTTGGGGAGTAATGGTTTGTCCTCCAGCAGTACACTTAAACCCCGGCAGATATGAAAATCCTCTTGAATTTAATCCTTCAAGATGGCAG GGAGGTGAAATAAATGGCGCATCCAAACATTTCATGGCGTTTGGAGGGGGTATGAGATTTTGTGTTGGGACAGATTTCACCAAGGTGCAAATGGCTGTATTTCTACATTGCTTAGTCACAAAATACAG GTGGCAGCCAATAAAAGGAGGGAACATTGTCAGGACACCTGGGTTACAGTTTCCACAGGGCTTTCATATTCAGCTTGCGGAAAAGCAATGA
- the LOC141659000 gene encoding cytochrome P450 87A3-like isoform X2 — MSPFVLSLIAVVVICITHWVYKWYNPKCNGNLPPGTMGWPLIGETLQFFAKNTSFDIPPFVKKRMERYGPVFRTSLVGRPIIISADAELNYLIFQQEGQMFQSWYPDTFTEIFGRENVGSLHGFMYKYLKNMVLNLFGIESLKKMLPEVEESVLKQLNQWSRLDSVELKDSTASMIFNLTAKKLISYDEENSSENLRDSFVAFIKGLISFPLNIPGTAYHNCLQGRKRAMTMLKNMLQERRMMPSKHKRDFFDFVLEDLSKEGTLLTEGIALDLMFVLLFASFETTSLALTLAMKFLTDYSLVLKTLTVEHEEILRRRDNKDSPLAWNEYKSMTYTFQFINETVRLANIVPGIFRKAMKDFDYKGYTIPAGWGVMVCPPAVHLNPGRYENPLEFNPSRWQGGEINGASKHFMAFGGGMRFCVGTDFTKVQMAVFLHCLVTKYRWQPIKGGNIVRTPGLQFPQGFHIQLAEKQ, encoded by the exons ATGTCTCCATTTGTTCTAAGCCTTATTGCCGTGGTGGTTATATGCATCACGCATTGGGTATACAAATGGTATAACCCGAAATGTAATGGCAACCTCCCACCTGGTACAATGGGATGGCCGCTCATTGGTGAAACTCTTCAATTCTTCGCTAAAAACACCTCATTCGACATTCCCCCCTTTGTCAAAAAGAGAATGGAAAG GTATGGGCCAGTATTCCGAACCAGTCTAGTGGGGAGACCGATTATAATTTCAGCTGATGCAGAGCTTAACTACTTGATCTTTCAACaagaaggacaaatgtttcaGAGCTGGTATCCAGACACTTTTACAGAGATTTTTGGACGGGAGAACGTAGGCTCTTTACACGGGTTCATGTACAAGTACCTTAAAAACATGGTGCTAAATCTCTTTGGGATTGAAAGTCTAAAGAAGATGCTTCCTGAAGTTGAAGAGTCGGTGCTCAAACAGCTAAATCAATGGTCACGTCTAGACTCAGTCGAGCTTAAGGATTCAACAGCCAGT ATGATATTCAATCTCACCGCAAAAAAGTTGATCAGCTACGATGAGGAAAACTCTTCAGAAAATCTAAGGGACAGCTTTGTCGCATTTATAAAGGGGTTGATCTCCTTTCCTTTGAACATTCCTGGTACAGCATACCACAACTGCTTACAG GGAAGAAAGAGGGCAATGACAATGCTTAAGAACATGTTACAAGAGAGGCGAATGATGCCTAGCAAACATAAGAGGGACTTTTTTGATTTTGTCCTCGAGGACCTATCAAAGGAGGGAACGCTCCTAACAGAAGGAATTGCTTTGGATCTAATGTTTGTGCTTCTGTTTGCTAGCTTTGAGACAACCTCCCTAGCTCTAactttggcaatgaaatttctcACAGACTATTCTTTGGTGCTGAAAACTCTGACG GTAGAGCACGAGGAAATTCTTAGAAGACGTGACAATAAAGACTCTCCGCTTGCATGGAACGAATACAAATCAATGACATACACATTTCAG TTCATCAATGAAACAGTTAGGCTGGCAAACATAGTTCCCGGCATTTTCAGAAAAGCAATGAAAGATTTTGACTACAAGG GTTACACCATTCCAGCAGGTTGGGGAGTAATGGTTTGTCCTCCAGCAGTACACTTAAACCCCGGCAGATATGAAAATCCTCTTGAATTTAATCCTTCAAGATGGCAG GGAGGTGAAATAAATGGCGCATCCAAACATTTCATGGCGTTTGGAGGGGGTATGAGATTTTGTGTTGGGACAGATTTCACCAAGGTGCAAATGGCTGTATTTCTACATTGCTTAGTCACAAAATACAG GTGGCAGCCAATAAAAGGAGGGAACATTGTCAGGACACCTGGGTTACAGTTTCCACAGGGCTTTCATATTCAGCTTGCGGAAAAGCAATGA
- the LOC141659001 gene encoding RHOMBOID-like protein 3: protein MGALQWDMVVRGHQGWRLITCIWLHGGLIHLSLNILSLLVIGIPLERKFGFVRIGVLYLVSGVGGSVLSALFLGRYMSMGASGAMFGLLGAMLSELLVNWTIYNNKVVVLLLLVLLIVPNFVLGIIPHLHVDNFGHLGGFLTGFLLGFVVLLRPRFGWQERHQLPEHLRVKSKYLPYQLVLFVTALALLIAG from the exons ATGGGTGCCCTTCAGTGGGATATGGTGGTGCGTGGGCACCAAGGATGGCGGCTTATTACTTGCATTTGGTTGCACGGTGGTTTAATTCATCTTTCCCTCAATATCCTCAGTTTGCTGGTCATTGGTATCCCGCTGGAACGGAAATTTGGCTTTG TTCGAATTGGAGTATTGTACCTGGTTTCAGGCGTTGGAGGATCTGTACTATCAGCACTCTTTCTCGGAAGGTACATGTCTATGGGAGCCTCTGGAGCAATGTTTGGACTTCTTGGTGCGATGCTTTCTGAGCTCTTGGTGAATTGGACTATCTATAACAACAAG GTGGTTGTTCTACTCCTACTTGTGCTTCTGATTGTCCCTAACTTCGTACTTGGAATCATTCCTCATCTACATGTAGACAATTTCGGGCACCTTGGAGGTTTTTTGACAGGGTTCCTGCTTGGGTTTGTGGTGCTCCTACGTCCTCGATTTGGGTGGCAGGAACGTCATCAACTGCCTGAGCATTTACGTGTCAAGAGCAAATACTTACCATACCAACTGGTTTTATTCGTCACCGCCTTAGCTTTACTGATAGCTGGGTAA
- the LOC141587291 gene encoding plant UBX domain-containing protein 8-like, with translation MASFNRDTIDTFMSITGAPETVALQKLEEYAGNLNEAVNAHFSEGDRNVMQEAPVTATAPLDDLMDIDDPTSLVHRGPSSLFSATRGMNPFSLLDPTFQRGLFDAPDIFNRPSELIERGRAPFVSQPREVRQIPIEVRDGPDNSATQPGHGPRIEDVTDVIDVEGSEMHGPVIVDEEDDEDITRNYQGITRPSAPQFDASADYGNDIEEEMIRAAIEASKRDAELQNNNEGLDYVEPQQRASQHDDTDIAHAVSLSLRTAEQEKTQREPVLEGGVSGSNVDRPINVGELANVVDSNQRQEAGSSSIQDEVDELDEQPLVRHRSGQRSSGFVEVERNIEETEVNTEPSHPVPTTDSQTPLNGSAFATAEWGGISSEEHDEAVMLEAAMFGGIPENGYPLPYTSHQLRPGVETAWSAPRPPSPSVVAQRAIREQQDDEYLASLQADREKELIAIAEENAAREAALEEQRRKDEESQRKLQEEQELERQLAAKQASLPEEPALNDENAITLLVRMPDGSRHGRRFRKSDKLQALFNFIDVGRMLKPGTYRLVRPYPRQAFSDGESNLSLSELGLTSKQEALFLELI, from the exons ATGGCGTCTTTTAATCGTGATACTATTGATACTTTTATGAGCATCACCGGTGCACCTGAGACCGTCGCACTTCAAAAACTTGAG GAGTATGCTGGAAATCTTAATGAAGCTGTCAATGCACATTTTAGCGAGGGAGATAGAAATGT CATGCAGGAAGCTCCAGTTACTGCTACTGCTCCATTAGATGATCTCATGGATATAGATGACCCCACATCATTGGTGCATCGTGGCCCTTCATCTCTTTTTTCAGCTACAAGAGGGATGAATCCATTCTCTCTTCTTGATCCAACCTTCCAGAGGGGTCTATTTGATGCTCCCGACATCTTTAATCGCCCTTCTGAGCTCATCGAACGAGGTCGTGCTCCATTTGTTTCTCAGCCCAGAGAAGTCAGGCAAATTCCCATTGAAGTCAGGGATGGTCCTGATAATTCAGCTACTCAGCCTGGCCATGGTCCAAGAATCGAAGATGTGACTGATGTTATTGATGTGGAAGGATCAGAAATGCACGGACCCGTCATTGTTGATGAGGAAGACGATGAAGATATTACACGGAACTATCAAGGTATTACCAGACCAAGTGCGCCTCAGTTTGATGCTTCCGCAGATTATGGAAATGATATTGAGGAGGAAATGATTAGAGCAGCCATTGAAGCTTCCAAGAGAGATGCTGAACTCCAGAACAATAATGAA GGGTTGGATTATGTTGAACCTCAACAGAGAGCATCTCAGCATGACGATACTGATATTGCTCATGCTGTTTCATTATCGTTAAGG ACAGCAGAACAGGAAAAAACGCAAAGAGAGCCGGTTCTCGAGGGTGGAGTTTCTGGATCAAATGTGGACAGGCCTATCAACGTGGGAGAGCTGGCTAATGTAGTTGACTCGAATCAAAG GCAAGAAGCAGGGAGCTCTTCCATCCAAGATGAAGTTGATGAGTTGGATGAGCAACCCCTAGTTAGGCACAGGTCAGGGCAAAGGTCTTCCGGCTTTGTGGAGGTTGAGAGAAATATTGAAGAAACAGAAGTTAACACTGAGCCAAGTCATCCAGTCCCCACTACTGACAGTCAGACTCCACTCAATGGAAGTGCTTTTGCTACAGCTGAG TGGGGAGGTATCTCTTctgaggagcatgatgaagcggtTATGCTAGAGGCTGCTATGTTTGGCGGGATTCCTGAAAATGGATACCCTTTACCATATACTTCCCATCAGTTGCGTCCTGGGGTTGAAACAGCTTGGAGTGCACCTCGTCCTCCCTCACCAAGTGTTGTTGCTCAGCGGGCAATACGTGAACAGCAg GATGATGAGTACCTTGCTTCATTACAAGCCGATAGGGAAAAGGAACTGATAGCCATAGCAGAAGAAAATGCGGCTAGGGAAGCAGCTCTTGAAGAACAGAGGAGAAAGGATGAGGAATCTCAAAGGAAATTGCAGGAGGAACAG GAGCTTGAGAGGCAGCTTGCTGCAAAACAAGCTTCTCTCCCGGAGGAGCCAGCTTTGAATGATGAGAATGCCATAACCCTTCTGGTTAGAATGCCTGATGGCAGTCGACACGGCCGTCGGTTTCGTAAGTCTGATAAATTGCAG GCGCTGTTTAATTTTATTGATGTTGGGAGGATGCTGAAGCCTGGCACTTATAGACTG GTAAGGCCGTACCCTCGTCAAGCATTCAGTGATGGGGAGAGCAACCTATCTTTAAGTGAGCTTGGGCTGACGAGTAAACAAGAAGCTTTGTTTCTGGAGTTGATCTAA
- the LOC141587292 gene encoding F-box protein PP2-A12-like, with amino-acid sequence MGLTFGKEVKPEEMEKTLGLGDLPEGCVAMVLMNLEPQEICKFARLNKAFHGASSADFVWESKLPSNYYQIVRKIFVNDLNGENSNDDDDDNDDGEFPVFLCKKDIYASLSQFNSLDNGTKKVWMDTSTGGMCMAISAKGLSINGIDDRRYWSHLPTDESRFPTVAYLHQIWWFEVEGEVKFPFPEGTYSVFFRLQLGKTHKKFGRRVCDTEQVHGWDVKPVQFKLSAAGGPRTISQSFLEGPGTWLHYHVGDFVVENSEVASRVKFSMTQIDCTHTKGGLCVDSVVIYPRSLKERLKRF; translated from the exons atgggtttaaCATTTGGGAAGGAAGTAAAACCTGAAGAAATGGAGAAGACATTAGGGTTAGGTGATTTGCCTGAAGGTTGTGTAGCTATGGTTTTGATGAATTTGGAACCTCAAGAAATTTGTAAATTTGCTAGATTGAATAAGGCTTTTCATGGTGCTTCTTCTGCTGATTTTGTTTGGGAATCTAAATTGCCCTCTAATTATTACCAAATTGTTAGGAAGATCTTTGTTAATGATCTTAATGGTGAGAAttctaatgatgatgatgatgacaatgatgacggCGAGTTTCCGGTTTTTTTGTGCAAGAAAGATATCTATGCTAGCTTGAGTCAGTTTAATTCTCTTGATAATGGCACAAAG AAAGTATGGATGGATACGAGTACAGGAGGGATGTGTATGGCGATATCTGCCAAGGGTTTGTCAATAAACGGGATTGATGATCGGAGATATTGGAGTCATTTACCCACTGATGAATCTAG GTTCCCTACAGTGGCCTATCTACACCAAATCTGGTGGTTTGAAGTTGAAGGTGAGGTCAAGTTCCCATTCCCCGAGGGAACATATAGTGTATTCTTCAGACTTCAACTCGGAAAGACCCACAAGAAGTTTGGCCGTAGAGTCTGCGACACAGAGCAGGTCCATGGATGGGACGTCAAGCCAGTCCAGTTTAAGCTTTCGGCCGCAGGAGGCCCGCGCACCATCTCCCAGTCCTTCCTGGAAGGACCCGGTACGTGGCTTCACTATCACGTCGGGGACTTTGTGGTTGAGAATTCTGAAGTGGCTAGCCGGGTAAAGTTCTCGATGACCCAGATCGATTGCACGCACACCAAAGGCGGTTTGTGTGTGGACTCTGTAGTGATATACCCTCGTTCACTCAAAGAAAGGCTAAAGCGTTTTTAA
- the LOC141659002 gene encoding putative transcriptional regulator SLK2: MESLGSISGPQSIEQLSPQGPHHFSLPAHQASVSPVMMLKNLRLDPIQEAQVALWHAKQLKCYSDLILASRMLQEKQIPHQLELVPNSRPQEASNVVMNAGLAIRKIQAYVHYRRQRPSDNNILYWRSFVMNFFSPYVQKKTCFSKYALGGSSHSHGIFSQMDTWKCEICESASGKGFVETYDALPRLNQLYFSSGDVVDELLYLEVLKEKTLPDGSLMLRFGKAVQTSIYAHCRVVHEGQLQVIFTPQLKIIAWDFCVQHHEVFLPRKLIVAQANDCTESAKRSKAAGRSLVQEHDSLSNDNGLAAAARKLATTVEQSHVSDLGLSKHFVRSLQVAELFNSMKDLMTCSLNNNTSPIETLKQYGRGSTNPKLETRHVELRSAMQPNSSRLPERRYYLARDAHLTTDYISNETGMHNSPSLIPTLYQSPISPAQRSSGPEQFMINDLLAHIQRDVAKKPRSESMSQRTQKKRRVGNDQVSNGLTTGRVQWTRQLMNRSSGKRGNNKGLNSSCSSNSSRMFPDCNFLKRDPDGDEDYTSPAQTQVDHPW; the protein is encoded by the exons ATGGAGTCACTTGGGTCAATTTCAGGGCCTCAGAGTATAGAGCAGTTATCTCCTCAAGGGCCTCACCACTTCTCATTGCCTGCTCATCAGGCGTCTGTTTCTCCGGTAATGATGTTGAAGAATCTGAGATTAGATCCTATACAGGAGGCGCAGGTGGCACTCTGGCATGCCAAGCAGTTGAAATGTTATAGTGATCTCATCTTAGCTTCTAGAATGTTACAAGAGAAACAAATACCACATCAACTGGAACTCGTTCCCAACTCTAGGCCACAAGAAGCTTCTAACGTTGTGATGAATGCTGGACTTGCAATTCGGAAGATACAGGCTTATGTGCATTATCGAAGGCAGAGGCCATCT GATAATAACATATTATACTGGAGGTCATTTGTCATGAACTTCTTCTCTCCATATGTTCAGAAAAAAACTTGTTTTTCAAAGTATGCTCTTGGTGGCAGCAGCCATTCTCATGGCATTTTCTCGCAGATG GATACTTGGAAGTGTGAAATTTGTGAATCTGCATCAGGAAAAGGATTCG TGGAAACATATGATGCTCTCCCAAGGTTGAACCAGTTGTACTTCAGTAGTGGTGATGTAGTCGATGAACTTTTGTATCTCgaagttttgaaagaaaagacGCTTCCTGATGGATCTCTAATGTTGCGTTTTGGGAAAGCAGTTCAAACAAGTATCTATGCACATTGTCGGGTTGTCCATGAAGGACAACTTCAAGTTATTTTCACTCCTCAACTAAAG ATAATAGCTTGGGATTTCTGTGTACAACATCATGAGGTGTTTCTCCCGCGCAAATTAATTGTTGCTCAG GCCAATGACTGTACGGAGAGTGCTAAAAGATCTAAAGCAGCAGGTCGTAGTTTGGTTCAAGAGCATGATTCATTATCAAATGACAATGG GCTAGCAGCTGCTGCGCGTAAACTAGCAACAACGGTGGAGCAATCACATGTCAGTGACTTGGGACTTTCCAAACATTTTGTCCGCAGCTTGCAG GTAGCTGAGCTTTTCAATAGCATGAAAGACTTGATGACATGTAGCCTGAACAACAATACTAGTCCAATAG AGACACTGAAACAATATGGTCGGGGATCTACTAATCCAAAGCTCGAAACAAGACATGTGGAATTGAGATCAGCAATGCAACCGAATTCAAGCCGTCTTCCTGAACGTAGATATTACCTCGCACGTGATGCTCATCTTACTACTGATTATATTAGCAACGAGACGGGAATGCACAATTCTCCAAGCCTGATTCCAACCTTGTATCAGAGCCCTATTTCGCCAGCACAGAGATCTTCAGGCCCTGAGCAATTCATGATAAATGATCTACTGGCCCATATCCAAAGAGACGTAGCCAAAAAACCACGAAGTGAGAGTATGAGTCAAAGAACGCAAAAGAAGAGGAGGGTTGGTAATGATCAGGTGAGCAATGGGCTAACGACAGGTCGCGTGCAATGGACCAGGCAACTCATGAACCGCTCTAGTGGTAAGCGTGGTAACAATAAAGGCTTAAACTCGTCGTGTAGCAGCAACTCTTCTAGAATGTTCCCTGATTGCAACTTTTTGAAGAGAGACCCAGACGGTGATGAGGACTACACTTCACCAGCTCAAACCCAAGTCGATCATCCTTGGTGA